A window from Musa acuminata AAA Group cultivar baxijiao chromosome BXJ3-10, Cavendish_Baxijiao_AAA, whole genome shotgun sequence encodes these proteins:
- the LOC135650747 gene encoding cyclin-dependent kinase F-1-like, with protein sequence MGSSPPPKTTTAVSSRSWSIYGRAEITGRYDILGRIGSGAYADVYRGRRRSDGLDVALKEIHDYQSSAREIEALLALRGAPNVVDLLEYFWGEDEDEDAVLVLEFLPADLAAVIRDAKRAGAFAVGEVKQWMIQILRGSETCHCSSVVHRDLKPSNLLISADGILKLADFGQSRILQETRCISIENEQVLQNGTWIPQQQGYMSWPVGLEQQTIQELVPQHQNFQETRFANEDDTLRELDSPKTKNAMYDTDNETSLQDCDASCPATCGTGEVEDDPFKSSYSCEAEEGGADEYGALTSCVGTRWFGAPELLYGSTDYGQEIDLWSLGCLFAELLNLEPLFPGTSDIDQLGRIISVLGNPTEEAWPGCSNLPDYNKIFFNKVENPIGLEACLPNRSASEVNLVKRLLCYNPANRATATETLHDRYFAEEPLPVPVNSLRVPSSRDEPNDSSQGEWANYQETESDSDLDEFGSMDMLVTEKGFSIRFS encoded by the exons ATGGGTTCGTCCCCGCCGCCGAAGACGACGACGGCGGTCTCCTCCCGGAGCTGGAGCATCTACGGTCGCGCCGAGATCACCGGCCGGTACGACATCCTCGGTCGGATCGGCTCCGGCGCCTACGCGGACGTCTACCGTGGCCGCCGGCGCTCTGACGGTCTCGACGTCGCTCTCAAGGAGATCCACGACTACCAGAGCTCCGCCCGCGAGATCGAGGCCCTCCTGGCCCTCCGCGGCGCGCCCAACGTGGTCGATCTCCTCGAGTACTTCTGGggcgaggacgaggacgaggacgcgGTGCTCGTGCTGGAATTTCTCCCCGCCGACCTCGCCGCCGTCATCCGCGACGCGAAGAGGGCCGGGGCCTTCGCTGTCGGCGAGGTGAAGCAGTGGATGATCCAGATCCTGCGCGGGTCGGAGACCTGCCACTGCAGCTCCGTGGTGCATCGGGATCTCAAGCCCTCAAATTTGCTCATCTCGGCCGATGGGATTCTCAAGCTGGCGGACTTCGGGCAG TCGAGGATCCTACAAGAAACAAGATGTATATCCATAGAAAATGAGCAAGTGTTGCAGAATGGGACATGGATACCTCAGCAACAGGGATATATGTCCTGGCCTGTtggacttgagcagcaaactatccAAGAGCTCGTGCCTCAGCACCAAAATTTTCAAGAGACCCGGTTTGCAAACGAAGACGACACTCTGAGGGAGTTGGATAGCCCCAAGACAAAAAATGCAATGTATGACACCGATAATGAGACAAGTTTGCAGGATTGTGATGCATCTTGTCCAGCCACATGTGGTACAGGTGAAGTAGAAGATGATCCCTTCAAAAGTTCCTATTCGTGCGAGGCAGAAGAAGGTGGAGCAGATGAATATGGTGCCCTCACTTCGTGTGTTGGAACACGATGGTTCGGAGCACCTGAGCTACTTTACGGATCTACAGACTATGGGCAAGAGATAGATCTCTGGTCACTAGGCTGCCTCTTTGCAGAGCTTCTGAATTTAGAGCCTTTGTTTCCAGGAACATCTGACATCGATCAACTTGGAAGAATCATCAGTGTCTTGGGAAACCCGACTGAAGAAGCCTGGCCAGGTTGCTCAAATTTACCTGATTACAACAAGATCTTCTTTAATAAGGTTGAGAACCCAATTGGTCTGGAAGCATGCCTGCCAAACAGGTCGGCCTCTGAAGTTAATCTAGTCAAGAGGCTTCTCTGCTATAACCCTGCAAATAGAGCTACTGCAACAGAGACACTCCATGATCGCTACTTCGCTGAGGAACCTTTACCTGTTCCTGTAAATTCACTAAGAGTTCCTTCCTCAAGAGACGAACCGAATGACAGCTCTCAAGGAGAATGGGCTAATTACCAGGAAACAGAATCAGATTCCGACCTTGATGAATTCGGCAGCATGGACATGTTGGTCACTGAAAAAGGGTTTTCTATAAGATTCTCATAG
- the LOC135650977 gene encoding peroxiredoxin-2B-like, whose translation MAPIAVGDALPEGTLACFDENDQLQQVSVHALAAGKKVILFGVPGAFTPTCSMKHVPGFIENAEELKSKGVDEILLISVNDPFVMKAWAKTYPENKNVKFLADGSGTYTHALGLELDLSEKGLGTRSRRFALLADDLVVKVANIEEGGAFTISGAEEILKAL comes from the exons ATGGCTCCGATCGCGGTGGGCGATGCGCTCCCCGAAGGGACGTTGGCGTGCTTCGACGAGAACGACCAACTTCAGCAGGTGTCTGTCCACGCCCTCGCCGCCGGCAAGAAGGTCATCCTCTTCGGCGTCCCCGGTGCCTTCACTCCTACCTGCAG CATGAAGCATGTGCCGGGCTTCATTGAAAACGCTGAGGAGCTGAAATCCAAGGGCGTTGATGAGATCCTCCTCATCAGTG TTAATGACCCGTTTGTGATGAAGGCATGGGCAAAGACATATCCTGAAAACAAAAATGTGAAATTCCTAGCTGATGGCTCTGGTACCTACACTCATGCTCTTGGCTTGGAACTGGATCTCTCAGAGAAAGGACTGGGAACTCGATCACGGAGGTTTGCTCTCCTTGCTGATGACCTTGTGGTTAAAGTTGCAAACATCGAAGAAGGTGGAGCATTCACCATATCTGGCGCAGAAGAGATCCTTAAGGCACTCTAG
- the LOC135650976 gene encoding putative E3 ubiquitin-protein ligase LIN isoform X2 gives MTVPSTAVVLRHTTAFLDEALSNPDLRHRIISSARRTVSSASPASLRALSLLSHALDSSPSAAASDAADKILLSVSGRNPLSALLLALAHALRGRAAAAALALLDLFSLDPALSRHEVAPEVFEALFLPHLLPVLHWFADQRSRILTTTSLRFGCPPAANDEGDDERSVEAVAAMSLLSRMSDGQAGRLKELERGYEEVLDANCKVYAEYLKEVVEMGDGGPLVLAPPQLVLTRASCEERRPDEVIEVEEELAARAAIGLRDGRYNPIWAEADQSVEFFIRQNSRVQVNDTKAPPSYPQRVSPDVLIRLPSSDHRTAEDNWVSTSGPYYSSDDNLDYSSSEIDFDIKERNTYTASLQTNGIQFQRHAQDSAESSCYPSPQIDDSDNIVAYNKQTPPKEFVCPITSNLFDDPVTLETGQTYERRAIKEWLDRGNSTCPITRQKLQSSQLPKTNYVLKRLIGSWVEENPYSTPNRLENSPPKIARDLNMSQSSPSLTSIIYQASVGGSASDLRLAISCLCTSEFLDESEKAVLQIEKLWRDTSPESEIIAMLAKPATVNGFIEILFKSVDLQVLRAAIFLLAELATKDKFVVQTLTRVDSDVKCMAALFKKGLVEAAVLIFLLSPRWESLVEMDMADALLRAIEKNDDELLEMCVNPKTASLLLLWQILREGNSDSSMILHSIISDGIIERVILSMEADMVEERIAAVGILIKCIAEDGRCRKIIADKAQLEPVLQSFAIVNDVDRFEIVHFLFELVKLNRRLSNEQLLHVIKGGGAFSMMHSLLVYLQTSSMDQSPVIAGLLLQLDLLVEPRKMSIYREEAVDTLISCLRNADFPRTQLKAAETILALQGRFSSSGRPLARALLLKHTGIRKGYRALKEAEQTRSASERTELNLEEEKAAEEWERKIAFALVSHEFGLVFEALSDGLKSRNLELSSACLISATWLSHMLSILPDTGVRGAARVCLLKQYILILKSARHTDDKALSMLALRSFMHDEEGLLNLTLHIKDILKTLRELKKSSGLAYEMLKLLSDGQDSSIKDMWIYKELMQVDCSTNGEVLSIVRFKNRIISGHLDGTIKVWKGDESILHLVHETNEHSKAVTSLAISQSGEKLYSGSLDKTVWAVHDGWIHCTETFDMKDPVRNLSVADTIVCFTPQGAGVKVLSWKGASKILSPNKNVRSLALVQGKLYCGCNDNSIQEIDLATETSATVLSGKKKLLGKDNPIYAVQVRDGLLYSAGTFLDGASVKVWSTSNYSLVGSIQSSIEVRSMAMSRELIYLGSKTGILEIWSKDKLTAIGSLQIGTNCKVQCMDVDADGEILVLGTSDGRLQAWGLT, from the exons ATGACCGTCCCGTCCACTGCTGTTGTCCTCCGTCACACCACCGCCTTCCTTGATGAAGCCCTGTCGAATCCCGATCTCCGACACCGCATCATCTCCTCTGCTCGCCGGACCGTCTCCTCCGCCTCTCCCGCCTCCCTGCGAGCCCTCTCCCTTCTGTCCCACGCCCTCGACTCctccccctccgccgccgcctcggACGCGGCCGATAAGATCCTCCTCTCGGTCTCTGGCCGAAACCCTCTTTCcgccctcctcctcgccctcgcccACGCCCTCCGCGGCCGGGCCGCGGCCGCCGCTCTCGCCCTCCTCGATCTCTTCTCCCTCGATCCCGCCCTCTCCCGCCACGAGGTCGCGCCCGAGGTCTTCGAGGCCCTCTTCCTCCCCCACCTCCTACCGGTACTCCACTGGTTCGCGGACCAGCGGTCGCGCATCCTTACCACCACTTCCCTCCGGTTCGGATGCCCGCCGGCAGCCAACGATGAGGGCGATGACGAGCGGTCGGTGGAGGCGGTAGCCGCCATGAGCCTACTGTCGAGGATGAGCGACGGCCAAGCGGGGAGGTTGAAGGAGCTGGAGAGGGGTTACGAGGAGGTTCTTGATGCTAATTGCAAGGTTTATGCAGAGTATCTGAAGGAGGTAGTAGAAATGGGCGATGGAGGACCGCTGGTCCTGGCGCCGCCGCAGCTGGTTCTGACGAGAGCTAGCTGTGAGGAAAGGAGACCCGATGAGGTGATTGAGGTAGAAGAGGAGTTGGCAGCAAGGGCAGCGATCGGACTAAGGGACGGACGGTATAAT CCAATTTGGGcagaagcagatcaatcagttgaATTCTTTATAAGGCAAAATAGCAGAGTCCAAGTGAACGACACAAAAGCTCCACCGTCATATCCTCAAAGGGTATCCCCAGATGTCCTCATCAGGCTACCATCAAGTGATCACAGAACTGCTGAAGATAACTGGGTTTCTACTTCTGGACCATATTATTCTTCTGATGACAATTTGGATTACTCTTCTTCTGAGATTGATTTTGATATAAAG GAAAGAAACACATACACAGCATCATTGCAAACAAATGGAATCCAGTTTCAGAGGCATGCACAAGACTCTGCAGAATCTTCATG TTATCCCAGTCCTCAAATCGATGATTCTGACAACATTGTTGCCTACAATAAGCAAACTCCTCCTAAGGAATTTGTCTGCCCCATAACAAGCAACCTGTTTGATGATCCTGTTACACTTGAGACCGGGCAGACCTACGAGCGGAGGGCTATCAAGGAATGGCTCGACCGTGGGAACTCGACATGCCCAATCACACGCCAAAAGCTCCAGAGTTCTCAATTACCCAAAACCAACTATGTGCTTAAAAGACTCATAGGCAGTTGGGTAGAAGAGAATCCATATTCAACTCCTAACAGGTTGGAGAATTCCCCTCCGAAGATTGCAAGAGATCTAAACATGTCACAGAGCTCACCTTCATTGACCAGCATCATATACCAAGCTTCAGTTGGTGGCTCTGCTAGTGACCTTCGTCTCGCGATATCATGCCTCTGCACATCTGAGTTTCTTGATGAGTCTGAGAAGGCTGTTCTGCAGATTGAGAAGCTCTGGAGAGACACCAGCCCAGAATCTGAGATCATAGCAATGCTCGCAAAACCTGCAACTGTGAATGGTTTCATTGAAATCTTGTTCAAGTCCGTCGATCTGCAAGTCTTAAGAGCCGCAATATTCCTGCTAGCCGAGCTGGCTacaaaggataagtttgttgttcAAACACTTACCAGGGTTGATTCAGATGTGAAGTGCATGGCTGCACTCTTCAAGAAGGGATTGGTGGAGGCAGCTGTTTTGATATTTCTATTAAGTCCTCGGTGGGAGAGTCTAGTTGAAATGGATATGGCAGATGCCCTCTTGAGGGCCATCGAGAAGAATGACGATGAACTCCTTGAGATGTGTGTGAATCCGAAGACTGCTTCACTTCTTCTCCTATGGCAGATTCTTAGAGAAGGTAATAGTGATTCGTCCATGATTCTTCACTCTATCATATCGGATGGAATAATCGAGAGAGTTATCTTGAGCATGGAAGCTGACATGGTGGAGGAGAGGATTGCAGCAGTCGGGATATTGATTAAATGCATTGCAGAGGATGGGCGTTGCAGGAAGATAATCGCTGACAAAGCACAATTAGAACCGGTTCTGCAAAGCTTTGCCATTGTGAATGACGTGGACCGCTTTGAGATTGTTCACTTCCTTTTCGAGTTGGTGAAGCTCAACAG GAGGTTGTCCAATGAGCAGCTTCTTCATGTCATTAAGGGAGGAGGTGCTTTTAGCATGATGCATTCACTTCTTGTCTACCTACAAACGTCTTCGATGGATCAATCTCCTGTTATCGCTGGTCTTCTTCTCCAGCTTGATCTTTTG GTGGAACCAAGAAAGATGAGCATATATCGTGAGGAAGCCGTTGACACACTCATTTCATGCCTCAGAAATGCAGATTTTCCTCGCACACAATTGAAAGCTGCTGAGACGATCTTGGCTCTCCAGGGAAGATTTTCATCCTCTGGGAGGCCTCTTGCTCGAGCTCTTCTTTTAAAACATACTGGAATAAGAAAAGGTTACCGAGCATTAAAAGAAGCTGAGCAGACTCGCAGTGCTTCTGAAAGAACTGAGCTCAATCTG GAAGAAGAAAAGGCTGCTGAAGAATGGGAAAGGAAAATCGCCTTTGCTCTAGTCAGTCATGAGTTTGGGCTTGTATTTGAAGCTCTGTCTGATGGTTTGAAGAGCAGAAATCTTGAGCTGTCCTCAGCTTGTCTCATCTCTGCAACCTGGCTCAGTCATATGCTCTCTATTCTTCCTGATACTGGGGTCAGAGGAGCTGCAAGGGTCTGCTTGCTGAAACAATATATCTTAATTCTAAAGTCTGCCAGGCATACTGATGATAAAGCACTTTCCATGCTTGCTTTGAGAAGCTTTATGCATGATGAAG AAGGGTTGCTCAATCTCACTCTTCACATTAAGGACATATTGAAAACCTTAAGAGAGCTTAAGAAATCCTCTGGTTTAGCATATGAAATGCTAAAACTTCTATCAGATGGCCAAGACTCGAGTATT AAGGATATGTGGATCTATAAGGAGTTGATGCAAGTAGATTGCAGCACAAATGGAGAAGTTCTCTCAATAGTACGCTTCAAGAATAGGATAATCTCTGGGCACCTCGATGGAACAATAAAG GTCTGGAAAGGTGATGAGAGTATTCTTCATCTGGTGCATGAAACAAATGAGCACTCGAAGGCAGTCACCAGCTTGGCCATTTCACAGTCTGGAGAGAAACTATACAGTGGGTCACTAGACAAAACC GTTTGGGCTGTTCATGATGGATGGATACATTGTACAGAAACTTTTGATATGAAGGATCCTGTGCGTAATCTTAGTGTTGCAGATACCATTGTTTGTTTCACTCCACAAGGAGCTGGTGTCAAG GTATTATCTTGGAAAGGAGCCTCAAAGATTCTTAGCCCTAATAAGAATGTGAGGTCTTTGGCTCTTGTACAGGGGAAACTTTATTGTGGGTGCAATGATAACAGTATTCAG GAAATTGATTTGGCTACTGAAACATCAGCTACTGTTCTATCAGGTAAGAAAAAGTTGTTGGGAAAAGACAATCCTATCTATGCGGTGCAAGTACGTGACGGGTTACTTTATTCAGCTGGCACATTTCTTGATGGAGCATCAGTTAAG GTATGGAGTACTTCAAATTACAGCCTTGTTGGATCTATACAGTCCTCGATAGAGGTGCGATCTATGGCTATGAGCAGAGAATTGATATATTTGGGTTCGAAAACTGGAATACTAGAGATTTGGTCCAAGGATAAGCTGACTGCCATTGGATCTCTTCAGATAGGAACCAATTGTAAGGTTCAGTGCATGGATGTTGACGCTGATGGAGAAATTTTGGTTCTAGGAACATCTGATGGCAGACTTCAG GCCTGGGGATTAACTTGA
- the LOC135650976 gene encoding putative E3 ubiquitin-protein ligase LIN isoform X1 gives MTVPSTAVVLRHTTAFLDEALSNPDLRHRIISSARRTVSSASPASLRALSLLSHALDSSPSAAASDAADKILLSVSGRNPLSALLLALAHALRGRAAAAALALLDLFSLDPALSRHEVAPEVFEALFLPHLLPVLHWFADQRSRILTTTSLRFGCPPAANDEGDDERSVEAVAAMSLLSRMSDGQAGRLKELERGYEEVLDANCKVYAEYLKEVVEMGDGGPLVLAPPQLVLTRASCEERRPDEVIEVEEELAARAAIGLRDGRYNPIWAEADQSVEFFIRQNSRVQVNDTKAPPSYPQRVSPDVLIRLPSSDHRTAEDNWVSTSGPYYSSDDNLDYSSSEIDFDIKERNTYTASLQTNGIQFQRHAQDSAESSCYPSPQIDDSDNIVAYNKQTPPKEFVCPITSNLFDDPVTLETGQTYERRAIKEWLDRGNSTCPITRQKLQSSQLPKTNYVLKRLIGSWVEENPYSTPNRLENSPPKIARDLNMSQSSPSLTSIIYQASVGGSASDLRLAISCLCTSEFLDESEKAVLQIEKLWRDTSPESEIIAMLAKPATVNGFIEILFKSVDLQVLRAAIFLLAELATKDKFVVQTLTRVDSDVKCMAALFKKGLVEAAVLIFLLSPRWESLVEMDMADALLRAIEKNDDELLEMCVNPKTASLLLLWQILREGNSDSSMILHSIISDGIIERVILSMEADMVEERIAAVGILIKCIAEDGRCRKIIADKAQLEPVLQSFAIVNDVDRFEIVHFLFELVKLNRRLSNEQLLHVIKGGGAFSMMHSLLVYLQTSSMDQSPVIAGLLLQLDLLVEPRKMSIYREEAVDTLISCLRNADFPRTQLKAAETILALQGRFSSSGRPLARALLLKHTGIRKGYRALKEAEQTRSASERTELNLEEEKAAEEWERKIAFALVSHEFGLVFEALSDGLKSRNLELSSACLISATWLSHMLSILPDTGVRGAARVCLLKQYILILKSARHTDDKALSMLALRSFMHDEEGLLNLTLHIKDILKTLRELKKSSGLAYEMLKLLSDGQDSSIKDMWIYKELMQVDCSTNGEVLSIVRFKNRIISGHLDGTIKVWKGDESILHLVHETNEHSKAVTSLAISQSGEKLYSGSLDKTVRVWAVHDGWIHCTETFDMKDPVRNLSVADTIVCFTPQGAGVKVLSWKGASKILSPNKNVRSLALVQGKLYCGCNDNSIQEIDLATETSATVLSGKKKLLGKDNPIYAVQVRDGLLYSAGTFLDGASVKVWSTSNYSLVGSIQSSIEVRSMAMSRELIYLGSKTGILEIWSKDKLTAIGSLQIGTNCKVQCMDVDADGEILVLGTSDGRLQAWGLT, from the exons ATGACCGTCCCGTCCACTGCTGTTGTCCTCCGTCACACCACCGCCTTCCTTGATGAAGCCCTGTCGAATCCCGATCTCCGACACCGCATCATCTCCTCTGCTCGCCGGACCGTCTCCTCCGCCTCTCCCGCCTCCCTGCGAGCCCTCTCCCTTCTGTCCCACGCCCTCGACTCctccccctccgccgccgcctcggACGCGGCCGATAAGATCCTCCTCTCGGTCTCTGGCCGAAACCCTCTTTCcgccctcctcctcgccctcgcccACGCCCTCCGCGGCCGGGCCGCGGCCGCCGCTCTCGCCCTCCTCGATCTCTTCTCCCTCGATCCCGCCCTCTCCCGCCACGAGGTCGCGCCCGAGGTCTTCGAGGCCCTCTTCCTCCCCCACCTCCTACCGGTACTCCACTGGTTCGCGGACCAGCGGTCGCGCATCCTTACCACCACTTCCCTCCGGTTCGGATGCCCGCCGGCAGCCAACGATGAGGGCGATGACGAGCGGTCGGTGGAGGCGGTAGCCGCCATGAGCCTACTGTCGAGGATGAGCGACGGCCAAGCGGGGAGGTTGAAGGAGCTGGAGAGGGGTTACGAGGAGGTTCTTGATGCTAATTGCAAGGTTTATGCAGAGTATCTGAAGGAGGTAGTAGAAATGGGCGATGGAGGACCGCTGGTCCTGGCGCCGCCGCAGCTGGTTCTGACGAGAGCTAGCTGTGAGGAAAGGAGACCCGATGAGGTGATTGAGGTAGAAGAGGAGTTGGCAGCAAGGGCAGCGATCGGACTAAGGGACGGACGGTATAAT CCAATTTGGGcagaagcagatcaatcagttgaATTCTTTATAAGGCAAAATAGCAGAGTCCAAGTGAACGACACAAAAGCTCCACCGTCATATCCTCAAAGGGTATCCCCAGATGTCCTCATCAGGCTACCATCAAGTGATCACAGAACTGCTGAAGATAACTGGGTTTCTACTTCTGGACCATATTATTCTTCTGATGACAATTTGGATTACTCTTCTTCTGAGATTGATTTTGATATAAAG GAAAGAAACACATACACAGCATCATTGCAAACAAATGGAATCCAGTTTCAGAGGCATGCACAAGACTCTGCAGAATCTTCATG TTATCCCAGTCCTCAAATCGATGATTCTGACAACATTGTTGCCTACAATAAGCAAACTCCTCCTAAGGAATTTGTCTGCCCCATAACAAGCAACCTGTTTGATGATCCTGTTACACTTGAGACCGGGCAGACCTACGAGCGGAGGGCTATCAAGGAATGGCTCGACCGTGGGAACTCGACATGCCCAATCACACGCCAAAAGCTCCAGAGTTCTCAATTACCCAAAACCAACTATGTGCTTAAAAGACTCATAGGCAGTTGGGTAGAAGAGAATCCATATTCAACTCCTAACAGGTTGGAGAATTCCCCTCCGAAGATTGCAAGAGATCTAAACATGTCACAGAGCTCACCTTCATTGACCAGCATCATATACCAAGCTTCAGTTGGTGGCTCTGCTAGTGACCTTCGTCTCGCGATATCATGCCTCTGCACATCTGAGTTTCTTGATGAGTCTGAGAAGGCTGTTCTGCAGATTGAGAAGCTCTGGAGAGACACCAGCCCAGAATCTGAGATCATAGCAATGCTCGCAAAACCTGCAACTGTGAATGGTTTCATTGAAATCTTGTTCAAGTCCGTCGATCTGCAAGTCTTAAGAGCCGCAATATTCCTGCTAGCCGAGCTGGCTacaaaggataagtttgttgttcAAACACTTACCAGGGTTGATTCAGATGTGAAGTGCATGGCTGCACTCTTCAAGAAGGGATTGGTGGAGGCAGCTGTTTTGATATTTCTATTAAGTCCTCGGTGGGAGAGTCTAGTTGAAATGGATATGGCAGATGCCCTCTTGAGGGCCATCGAGAAGAATGACGATGAACTCCTTGAGATGTGTGTGAATCCGAAGACTGCTTCACTTCTTCTCCTATGGCAGATTCTTAGAGAAGGTAATAGTGATTCGTCCATGATTCTTCACTCTATCATATCGGATGGAATAATCGAGAGAGTTATCTTGAGCATGGAAGCTGACATGGTGGAGGAGAGGATTGCAGCAGTCGGGATATTGATTAAATGCATTGCAGAGGATGGGCGTTGCAGGAAGATAATCGCTGACAAAGCACAATTAGAACCGGTTCTGCAAAGCTTTGCCATTGTGAATGACGTGGACCGCTTTGAGATTGTTCACTTCCTTTTCGAGTTGGTGAAGCTCAACAG GAGGTTGTCCAATGAGCAGCTTCTTCATGTCATTAAGGGAGGAGGTGCTTTTAGCATGATGCATTCACTTCTTGTCTACCTACAAACGTCTTCGATGGATCAATCTCCTGTTATCGCTGGTCTTCTTCTCCAGCTTGATCTTTTG GTGGAACCAAGAAAGATGAGCATATATCGTGAGGAAGCCGTTGACACACTCATTTCATGCCTCAGAAATGCAGATTTTCCTCGCACACAATTGAAAGCTGCTGAGACGATCTTGGCTCTCCAGGGAAGATTTTCATCCTCTGGGAGGCCTCTTGCTCGAGCTCTTCTTTTAAAACATACTGGAATAAGAAAAGGTTACCGAGCATTAAAAGAAGCTGAGCAGACTCGCAGTGCTTCTGAAAGAACTGAGCTCAATCTG GAAGAAGAAAAGGCTGCTGAAGAATGGGAAAGGAAAATCGCCTTTGCTCTAGTCAGTCATGAGTTTGGGCTTGTATTTGAAGCTCTGTCTGATGGTTTGAAGAGCAGAAATCTTGAGCTGTCCTCAGCTTGTCTCATCTCTGCAACCTGGCTCAGTCATATGCTCTCTATTCTTCCTGATACTGGGGTCAGAGGAGCTGCAAGGGTCTGCTTGCTGAAACAATATATCTTAATTCTAAAGTCTGCCAGGCATACTGATGATAAAGCACTTTCCATGCTTGCTTTGAGAAGCTTTATGCATGATGAAG AAGGGTTGCTCAATCTCACTCTTCACATTAAGGACATATTGAAAACCTTAAGAGAGCTTAAGAAATCCTCTGGTTTAGCATATGAAATGCTAAAACTTCTATCAGATGGCCAAGACTCGAGTATT AAGGATATGTGGATCTATAAGGAGTTGATGCAAGTAGATTGCAGCACAAATGGAGAAGTTCTCTCAATAGTACGCTTCAAGAATAGGATAATCTCTGGGCACCTCGATGGAACAATAAAG GTCTGGAAAGGTGATGAGAGTATTCTTCATCTGGTGCATGAAACAAATGAGCACTCGAAGGCAGTCACCAGCTTGGCCATTTCACAGTCTGGAGAGAAACTATACAGTGGGTCACTAGACAAAACCGTAAGG GTTTGGGCTGTTCATGATGGATGGATACATTGTACAGAAACTTTTGATATGAAGGATCCTGTGCGTAATCTTAGTGTTGCAGATACCATTGTTTGTTTCACTCCACAAGGAGCTGGTGTCAAG GTATTATCTTGGAAAGGAGCCTCAAAGATTCTTAGCCCTAATAAGAATGTGAGGTCTTTGGCTCTTGTACAGGGGAAACTTTATTGTGGGTGCAATGATAACAGTATTCAG GAAATTGATTTGGCTACTGAAACATCAGCTACTGTTCTATCAGGTAAGAAAAAGTTGTTGGGAAAAGACAATCCTATCTATGCGGTGCAAGTACGTGACGGGTTACTTTATTCAGCTGGCACATTTCTTGATGGAGCATCAGTTAAG GTATGGAGTACTTCAAATTACAGCCTTGTTGGATCTATACAGTCCTCGATAGAGGTGCGATCTATGGCTATGAGCAGAGAATTGATATATTTGGGTTCGAAAACTGGAATACTAGAGATTTGGTCCAAGGATAAGCTGACTGCCATTGGATCTCTTCAGATAGGAACCAATTGTAAGGTTCAGTGCATGGATGTTGACGCTGATGGAGAAATTTTGGTTCTAGGAACATCTGATGGCAGACTTCAG GCCTGGGGATTAACTTGA
- the LOC135651060 gene encoding probable inactive nicotinamidase At3g16190 produces MAAPNWSETAMLVIDMQNDFVLPETGSQFIVSGGEAIVASVIQAVAIARERGILVIWVVREHDPLGRDVELFRRHFYSDGKGPTAKGCKGAELVDGLVIKDRDYKLVKTRFSAFFATHLHSLLQSCGIKSLVVVGVQTPNCIRQTVFDAVALDYHHVTVIVDATAAATPQIHYDNIRDMKNIGVATPTLQEWLQL; encoded by the exons ATGGCGGCGCCGAATTGGAGCGAGACGGCGATGCTCGTCATCGATATGCAG AACGATTTCGTGCTGCCGGAGACGGGGAGCCAGTTTATTGTTTCCGGCGGCGAAGCTATCGTCGCATCCGTGATCCAGGCCGTAGCAATCGCCCGGGAGCGTGGCATTTTGGTGATTTGG GTTGTTCGAGAACATGACCCTTTAGGAAGAGACGTTGAGCTTTTCCGCAGGCACTTCTATTCTGATGGTAAAGGGCCAACAGCAAAGGGTTGCAAGGGTGCAGAACTAGTTGATGGGCTTGTAATCAAAGACAGAGACTATAAGTTGGTGAAGACACGCTTTAGTGCATTTTTTGCCACACATCTTCATTCTCTTCTGCAGAGCTGTGGAATCAAGAGTTTGGTTGTTGTCG GAGTTCAAACCCCAAATTGTATCAGGCAAACTGTATTTGATGCTGTTGCTCTAGATTACCATCATGTAACTGTCATTGTAGATGCAACAGCTGCTGCTACTCCTCAAATTCACTATG ATAACATCAGAGATATGAAAAATATAGGAGTGGCTACACCGACACTGCAAGAATGGTTGCAGCTGTGA